The sequence below is a genomic window from Halolamina litorea.
TGTACTGGTCAATGTCAGTATCTGGGGGGTGCTCGGTTACACGGTCCGTGTCTATATCAAGGTCATCGAAGTCGGTCATGTTCAAGAAATGGGAATTTTCTGAATGACTGTATTGAGGCTCTTTCTCTTCTTACCAAACTATACATCACCCGACGACAAGGATTAATATATGGACTTACCGGACCGCCCCGGTGATAGATGGCGGGACTTGCGTCAGGATGTTATACACAATAACTCCATTAAGTGGGTTCAACAGGATGAGGTTTCCCCTCTACCCCCAAATCTCGACGCCTACACAGATGTACTACCCGGCGTGCGAGTACATCACTCCAGTTGGGCTAACAAGGATGATATCGCAGTCTGGGAGCCCGGAAATACTAATCTATACTTGGTCACTCGATACGAACTCGTAGAGAAATTACTCGAAAGCAAGAGTGAAATCCCACAGAGGGTCATTGCGGTCCTTATTCTGGCGGGCGGCGCCGTTGTTTTCAAAGTTCTACTTGACCTTCTACAGGGACTGGCAGACAGTTCCACTAGCGAAACAACCTCGAAAACCGGAAGGCAATCTCAGCAGCGCCCAAACCCGAGGAATCGTCAGTATAATATATTCATCAGTCACGCTTGGGACTACACCGCAGAGTATGAGAGAGTGGTCGAATTCCTTGATGGGTTTGAAGAATTAGAATG
It includes:
- a CDS encoding TIR domain-containing protein; amino-acid sequence: MDLPDRPGDRWRDLRQDVIHNNSIKWVQQDEVSPLPPNLDAYTDVLPGVRVHHSSWANKDDIAVWEPGNTNLYLVTRYELVEKLLESKSEIPQRVIAVLILAGGAVVFKVLLDLLQGLADSSTSETTSKTGRQSQQRPNPRNRQYNIFISHAWDYTAEYERVVEFLDGFEELEWQNHSVPLADPLDVVNGAHLRSRLKDQIRTTSIVLVLAGMYSAHRKWIQNEIELAEEFDKPIVGIEPYGSEQTPNVVEDVADEMVGWRRNSIVRAIVDNAE